The following are encoded together in the Acidobacteriota bacterium genome:
- a CDS encoding TlyA family RNA methyltransferase, with product MRRTRSRRADPRGPLGPPARHPRLDAHPPPVTDARLPRVRLDALLVQRGVAPSRERARALILAGHVSLPGTSAPPKPGHLVRQDADVQVRQADHPYVGRGALKLVHALDTFGIACEGRDALDIGASTGGFTDVLLRRGAAHVVAIDVGHNQMDWRLRSDPRVTCLERINARYLTADALPPGRRAFDIVTADVSFISLRYILPVVPPLLRPGADVVTLVKPQFEAGRDEVGQGVVRDEGVRQRVLAEIIGAAEDLGLTAVGHVPSPIEGMEGNREWLVHFRSRA from the coding sequence ATGCGCCGAACGCGGTCACGCCGCGCTGACCCGCGCGGACCTCTCGGGCCACCTGCCCGCCATCCTCGACTGGACGCTCACCCGCCGCCAGTGACCGACGCACGCCTTCCCCGCGTGCGCCTCGATGCGCTGCTCGTGCAGCGCGGCGTCGCGCCATCACGCGAACGCGCGCGGGCGCTGATCCTCGCCGGACACGTCTCCCTGCCCGGCACGTCAGCACCGCCCAAGCCGGGGCACCTCGTGCGCCAGGACGCCGACGTCCAGGTGCGGCAGGCCGATCATCCGTACGTCGGCCGTGGCGCGCTCAAGCTGGTACACGCCCTCGATACGTTCGGCATCGCGTGCGAGGGGCGCGACGCCCTCGACATCGGCGCGTCGACGGGCGGATTCACAGACGTCCTGCTGCGGCGCGGCGCCGCGCACGTGGTGGCGATCGACGTCGGGCACAACCAGATGGACTGGCGGCTGCGGTCCGATCCACGCGTCACGTGTCTCGAACGCATCAACGCGCGCTACCTCACGGCCGACGCGCTGCCGCCGGGCCGTCGCGCGTTCGACATCGTGACGGCCGACGTCTCGTTCATCTCCCTGCGGTACATTCTCCCGGTCGTGCCGCCGCTGTTGCGGCCGGGTGCCGACGTGGTGACGCTCGTGAAGCCGCAGTTCGAGGCCGGGCGTGACGAAGTCGGGCAGGGCGTGGTGCGCGACGAGGGCGTGCGCCAGCGCGTGCTCGCCGAGATCATCGGTGCGGCCGAGGACCTGGGGCTGACGGCGGTCGGGCATGTGCCGTCGCCGATCGAAGGCATGGAAGGCAATCGCGAGTGGCTCGTCCACTTCAGGAGTCGTGCATGA
- the mltG gene encoding endolytic transglycosylase MltG: MKRALLVLTCLLLLAVAAVAVVAYVVVRRAAEPHGAFAGEQFVEIPSGESTRGIGRRLIAAGVIRDDLTFRLALRWYGAGRSLKAGEYRFTEPVTPAAVIDRLARGDVYLVPLTFPEGLTVEEMAQLFGQSGLGSAEAFVAAARNPAPIAAIDPEADTLEGYLFPDTYSLPRQVDAAAVVDRMVRRFTSVFDQDMRARAKATGLTVRQIMSIAALVEKETARGDERGLVAAVYRNRFRIGMPMQADPTVIYALKRAGRWNGNIRKADLQFDSPYNTYRYPGLPPGPIASPGRASIEATIAPADVDYLYFVSRNDGSHEFASSLAAHNRNVQTWQIAYFRRKR; encoded by the coding sequence GTGAAGCGTGCGCTCCTCGTTCTGACATGTCTGTTGCTGCTGGCCGTCGCGGCCGTGGCTGTCGTGGCGTACGTGGTGGTGCGACGCGCGGCCGAGCCCCACGGCGCGTTCGCCGGTGAGCAGTTCGTGGAGATTCCCTCGGGCGAGAGCACGCGAGGGATCGGCCGTCGGCTCATCGCGGCGGGTGTCATCCGCGACGACCTGACGTTCAGGCTCGCCCTGCGCTGGTATGGCGCGGGCCGCTCACTCAAGGCGGGGGAGTACCGGTTCACCGAGCCCGTCACGCCCGCTGCCGTGATCGATCGCCTTGCGCGCGGCGACGTCTATCTCGTGCCGCTCACGTTCCCGGAAGGACTCACGGTCGAGGAGATGGCGCAGCTCTTCGGGCAGAGCGGACTCGGATCGGCCGAGGCGTTCGTCGCGGCCGCCAGGAACCCCGCGCCGATCGCGGCCATCGATCCCGAGGCCGACACGCTCGAAGGGTATCTGTTCCCGGATACGTACAGCCTGCCGCGTCAGGTGGATGCGGCGGCTGTCGTCGACCGGATGGTGCGCCGCTTCACGTCGGTGTTCGACCAGGACATGCGCGCACGCGCGAAGGCCACCGGACTGACGGTGCGGCAGATCATGTCCATCGCGGCGCTGGTGGAGAAGGAGACGGCGCGCGGCGACGAGCGCGGACTGGTGGCGGCGGTGTACCGCAACCGCTTCCGCATCGGCATGCCGATGCAGGCCGATCCGACGGTCATCTACGCGCTCAAGCGCGCCGGCCGCTGGAACGGCAACATCCGCAAGGCCGACCTCCAGTTCGACTCGCCGTACAACACGTACCGCTATCCGGGCTTGCCTCCAGGCCCGATCGCCTCACCGGGTCGTGCGTCGATCGAAGCCACCATCGCGCCGGCGGACGTCGACTATCTCTACTTTGTCAGCCGCAACGACGGCTCCCACGAATTCGCCAGCAGCCTCGCCGCCCACAACCGCAACGTCCAGACGTGGCAGATCGCGTACTTCAGGCGGAAGCGATAG
- the ruvX gene encoding Holliday junction resolvase RuvX yields the protein MRVLAFDLGARRTGVAISDASGTLARPLEIVRGTSLKAQWALLLEVIARAQSEDDPIEAIVVGVPRRLDGSDTDFTPATLDVIARLSRHLTIPVIPFDERLTSVEAEARLAERERDWRRRKAVLDAAAAAVLLQDYLDSRQRTPTA from the coding sequence GTGCGCGTGCTGGCCTTCGACCTCGGTGCCCGGCGGACCGGCGTGGCCATCAGCGACGCGTCAGGGACGCTGGCCCGTCCGCTGGAGATCGTGCGCGGCACGTCGCTGAAGGCGCAGTGGGCGTTGCTGCTCGAGGTCATCGCCCGCGCGCAGTCGGAAGACGATCCGATCGAGGCGATCGTCGTGGGCGTGCCGCGACGCCTCGACGGGTCGGACACCGACTTCACGCCGGCGACGCTCGACGTCATCGCCCGCCTGTCGCGCCATCTCACGATTCCCGTGATTCCGTTCGACGAGCGGCTCACCAGCGTTGAGGCCGAAGCGCGGCTCGCGGAACGCGAGCGCGACTGGCGACGTCGAAAGGCCGTGCTGGATGCCGCGGCCGCTGCCGTGCTGCTGCAGGACTATCTCGATTCCCGTCAAAGGACCCCCACCGCGTGA
- a CDS encoding Hsp20/alpha crystallin family protein yields the protein MLSFPEAAELADEVRRLFEDLQHAHDAAPGGLYAPPMDVVERGDAVEVVMDLAGVAPDDVRVLFKNNTLVIAGCKWPAAGPSARTTSFHLVERSFGRFARAVRISATLDLGKARATMAEGELRVRLPLLNNGHEFVIPIEKVV from the coding sequence ATGCTGTCGTTTCCGGAGGCCGCCGAGCTCGCTGACGAGGTGCGCCGTCTCTTCGAGGACCTGCAGCACGCGCACGATGCCGCGCCAGGCGGGCTGTACGCCCCACCGATGGACGTCGTCGAACGCGGGGATGCCGTCGAGGTCGTGATGGATCTGGCAGGTGTGGCGCCCGACGATGTCAGGGTCCTGTTCAAGAACAACACGCTGGTGATCGCCGGATGCAAATGGCCGGCGGCCGGCCCCTCTGCACGGACCACGTCGTTCCACCTGGTGGAGCGCAGCTTCGGACGCTTCGCCCGCGCGGTCCGGATCTCGGCCACGCTCGACCTGGGCAAGGCCCGCGCGACGATGGCCGAAGGGGAACTGCGAGTGCGGCTTCCGCTGCTCAACAACGGGCACGAATTCGTGATCCCGATCGAGAAAGTCGTCTAG
- the xseB gene encoding exodeoxyribonuclease VII small subunit → MTDPTDFEQAITELDSIVRTLEQGDLPLEQSLALFERGVTLSRFCHDRLADAERRITVLTQNGSLRDETAAFDKALASRTNDGE, encoded by the coding sequence ATGACCGATCCCACAGATTTCGAGCAGGCCATCACCGAGCTCGACTCCATCGTCCGTACGCTCGAACAGGGTGACCTGCCGCTCGAGCAGTCGCTCGCGTTGTTCGAGCGCGGCGTCACGCTCTCGCGCTTCTGCCACGATCGGCTCGCTGACGCGGAGCGCCGCATCACCGTGCTCACGCAGAACGGTTCGCTGCGCGACGAGACGGCGGCGTTCGACAAGGCCCTCGCATCGCGTACCAACGACGGCGAATGA
- a CDS encoding NAD(+)/NADH kinase, producing MRRAGIVAKPGLTQASSLLGEIGTWLVARGVTPCYEASTAALAGQALPGEVCDAAVLGRDEQLMVVLGGDGTLLGTAGRLGTGGYDVPVVAVNFGSLGFLTEVRMTETFEALTQALDGTAREERRMMLEATVRRADGTRVRHLALNDVVITKGALSRIIDLVASADGQLIARFKADGLIVASPTGSTAYNLSAGGPIVHPGVDALVLTPIAPHTLTNRPVVLPASVALEIVVAGETARSSREETFVTFDGQIGDMLGPDDSVAIGRAPYALRLLKPAAHTYFQVLRQKLRWAER from the coding sequence ATCCGCCGCGCCGGCATCGTCGCCAAACCCGGCCTGACCCAGGCGTCGTCGCTCCTCGGCGAGATCGGCACGTGGCTGGTCGCTCGCGGCGTCACGCCGTGTTACGAGGCATCGACGGCAGCGCTGGCCGGCCAGGCCCTGCCTGGTGAGGTGTGTGACGCGGCCGTCCTCGGACGCGATGAACAGTTGATGGTGGTGCTCGGCGGCGATGGCACGCTGCTTGGCACCGCCGGCCGTCTCGGCACGGGCGGCTACGACGTGCCCGTCGTGGCGGTGAACTTCGGCAGCCTCGGCTTCCTCACCGAAGTGCGCATGACCGAGACGTTCGAGGCGCTCACGCAGGCGCTCGACGGCACGGCACGCGAAGAGCGGCGCATGATGCTCGAGGCGACGGTGCGGCGCGCCGACGGCACCCGCGTGCGGCACCTCGCACTCAACGACGTGGTGATCACCAAGGGCGCGCTGTCGCGCATCATCGATCTCGTCGCGTCTGCCGATGGACAGTTGATCGCGCGCTTCAAGGCCGACGGCCTCATCGTCGCGTCGCCGACCGGATCGACCGCGTACAACCTGTCGGCAGGAGGGCCGATCGTGCACCCGGGCGTCGACGCTCTCGTGCTCACGCCCATCGCGCCGCACACGCTCACCAACCGTCCCGTGGTGCTGCCCGCGTCGGTCGCGCTGGAGATCGTGGTGGCGGGAGAGACGGCGCGATCGTCACGCGAAGAGACGTTTGTCACCTTCGACGGCCAGATTGGCGACATGCTCGGCCCCGACGACAGCGTCGCCATCGGCCGCGCCCCGTACGCCCTCCGCCTCCTCAAGCCCGCCGCCCACACCTATTTCCAGGTCCTCAGACAGAAGTTGCGTTGGGCCGAACGGTGA
- the xseA gene encoding exodeoxyribonuclease VII large subunit yields MSSLFDLPFEDEPAPDNRPTDAGAPDGRQADAGAPLVGARNERTTTRPAERPRESGTGHRAPGTGFVERESERQEPRRPRTYTVSELTHAVRQSLEGTFGRVWVEGEIADCTPSQGNVYFTLKDGGAQVSAVLWRTDAARLRFKLTTGLHVLVKGRLSVYVPRGRYQLIVDSIEPKGAGARQLALDQLKKRLQAEGLFDPARKRALPMLPRRIGVVTSLDGAAVRDILRVLRTRRAPADIVIAPTRVQGEGASVDIARAIARVARVPDVDVIIVGRGGGSTEDLWAFNEETVARAVAAAPVPVIAAVGHEVDTTLADYVADVRAATPSQAAEIVVRQASDFRDRLAGAQRQMALLLGSRLDRQRTRLLRIEGRPGFAHYRDEIRHRDRLRVELTDRLAHAWRERTARRTRRLADLAARLDEQHPQRQLVTRVRRLTQIDDRLRSAMTTRRAAAHARLQASRERLARVGLDARVAQSGRRVDHLIGRGLAALTRTLHTGDRRVSSLSGQLDALSPLRTLARGYAICWDTPGQTVVRSVAGVSTGDRVHVQVSDGMLQCDVAATSPDSPPRP; encoded by the coding sequence GTGAGTTCGCTCTTCGACCTCCCGTTCGAGGACGAGCCAGCACCAGACAATCGTCCGACGGATGCAGGGGCACCCGACGGTCGTCAGGCAGATGCAGGGGCACCCCTTGTGGGTGCCCGAAACGAACGAACGACCACGCGACCTGCCGAACGCCCTCGTGAATCGGGCACCGGGCACCGGGCACCGGGCACCGGATTCGTCGAGCGCGAGAGCGAGCGACAGGAGCCGCGCCGGCCGCGCACGTACACCGTCAGCGAGCTCACGCATGCCGTACGGCAGTCGCTCGAAGGCACCTTCGGACGCGTCTGGGTGGAGGGCGAGATCGCCGACTGCACCCCATCGCAGGGCAACGTCTACTTCACGCTGAAGGACGGTGGCGCGCAGGTGTCGGCAGTGCTGTGGCGGACGGACGCCGCGCGCCTGCGCTTCAAGCTGACCACCGGCCTGCACGTGCTCGTGAAGGGGCGCCTCTCGGTCTACGTCCCCCGCGGCCGCTATCAACTCATCGTCGACAGCATCGAGCCGAAGGGGGCGGGCGCACGTCAGCTCGCGCTCGATCAACTCAAGAAGCGCCTGCAGGCGGAAGGTCTGTTCGACCCGGCACGCAAGAGAGCTCTGCCGATGCTGCCGCGCCGCATCGGCGTGGTGACATCGCTCGACGGCGCTGCCGTACGCGACATCCTGCGCGTGCTGCGCACCCGCCGCGCGCCCGCCGACATCGTCATCGCGCCGACCCGTGTGCAGGGCGAGGGCGCGAGCGTCGACATCGCGAGGGCGATCGCGCGCGTGGCGCGCGTACCCGACGTCGACGTGATCATCGTGGGCCGCGGCGGTGGATCGACCGAGGACCTCTGGGCGTTCAACGAGGAAACCGTCGCGCGCGCCGTCGCGGCGGCACCCGTGCCGGTGATTGCCGCGGTCGGTCATGAAGTCGACACGACGCTGGCCGACTACGTGGCCGACGTGCGAGCGGCCACGCCATCACAGGCCGCCGAGATCGTCGTGCGCCAGGCCAGTGACTTCCGCGACCGTCTCGCGGGCGCGCAACGCCAGATGGCGCTGCTCCTCGGCAGCCGGCTCGACAGGCAGCGCACGCGCCTCCTGCGCATCGAAGGCCGTCCCGGCTTCGCGCACTACCGCGACGAGATCCGCCACCGCGATCGCCTGCGCGTGGAGCTCACCGATCGCCTCGCGCACGCGTGGCGTGAGCGCACCGCGCGCCGCACGCGTCGACTCGCGGACCTTGCCGCGCGGCTCGACGAGCAGCATCCGCAGCGTCAGCTCGTGACGCGCGTCAGGCGACTCACCCAGATCGACGATCGTCTGCGCAGCGCGATGACCACGCGACGTGCGGCCGCGCACGCACGGCTGCAGGCCAGCCGCGAGCGCCTGGCCCGCGTGGGCCTCGATGCTCGCGTTGCGCAGTCTGGCCGTCGCGTCGATCACCTGATCGGCCGCGGCCTGGCCGCGCTCACGCGCACGCTGCACACGGGCGACCGCCGGGTGTCGTCGCTCTCGGGTCAGCTCGATGCGCTGAGTCCGCTCCGTACGCTCGCACGCGGCTACGCCATCTGCTGGGACACACCGGGCCAGACCGTCGTGCGCAGCGTGGCTGGCGTGTCGACCGGCGATCGCGTTCATGTGCAAGTGAGCGACGGCATGCTGCAATGCGACGTCGCCGCCACCAGTCCCGATTCCCCGCCACGCCCATGA
- a CDS encoding Hsp20/alpha crystallin family protein — translation MSMVRFDPFNELATMQDRINRIFGDAYTRRLDDGGLTQRGEWLPVVDIFENANQEIVLKAELPGIAREDSDVRVENNTLTLRGERKRESEVTQEQYHRVERSYGAFTRSFSLPSRIDTEKVKAEFKDGVLSITLPVKAEAKPRQIDVAVS, via the coding sequence ATGAGCATGGTGCGATTCGACCCGTTCAACGAGCTGGCCACGATGCAGGACCGCATCAACCGGATCTTCGGCGACGCGTACACGCGGCGACTGGACGACGGCGGGCTGACGCAGCGGGGTGAGTGGCTCCCGGTGGTGGACATCTTCGAGAACGCCAACCAGGAGATCGTGCTGAAGGCCGAACTGCCTGGCATCGCGCGCGAGGACAGCGACGTGCGCGTGGAGAACAACACGCTGACGCTGCGCGGCGAGCGCAAGCGGGAGAGCGAGGTGACGCAGGAGCAGTACCACCGCGTGGAGCGTTCCTACGGTGCGTTCACCCGTTCGTTCTCGCTGCCGTCGCGCATCGACACCGAAAAGGTGAAGGCGGAGTTCAAGGACGGCGTGCTGTCGATCACGCTGCCGGTGAAGGCCGAGGCCAAGCCGCGCCAGATCGACGTTGCCGTCAGCTAG
- a CDS encoding polyprenyl synthetase family protein — protein sequence MSTPFDEFAEGCRRDVARALLAWLPAPPDCPPRLHEAMQYSLLAGGKRMRPVLTLAAADAVGLGHPDARALALPAACALEMIHTYSLVHDDLPAMDNDTLRRGRPTAHVVYGDALAILSGDGLLTEAFTLIAREPAIDGPAIATRKLQTIALIARGAGAWGMVGGQVLDLQWEGAPRQERLDDDLQRLQDIHARKTGALIRAATGAGAIMAGGTPDQVAAVDAYAIELGLCFQIVDDVLDVEGDAASLGKSAGKDEASGKLTYPALFGVEGSRQRARECAERGHAALTRADLSGHLPAILDWTLTRRQ from the coding sequence ATGAGCACACCATTCGACGAGTTCGCCGAGGGCTGTCGCCGCGACGTCGCGCGCGCGCTCCTCGCGTGGCTGCCGGCCCCGCCCGACTGTCCACCGCGCCTGCACGAGGCGATGCAGTACAGCCTGCTCGCTGGCGGCAAGCGCATGCGTCCGGTGCTGACGCTCGCCGCGGCAGACGCCGTCGGCCTCGGACATCCCGACGCGCGCGCGCTGGCGCTGCCTGCCGCCTGCGCCCTGGAGATGATCCACACCTACTCGCTCGTCCACGACGACCTGCCCGCGATGGACAACGACACGCTGCGACGTGGACGTCCGACGGCGCACGTCGTGTACGGCGACGCGCTCGCGATCCTCTCCGGCGACGGCCTCCTCACCGAAGCGTTCACACTCATCGCGCGTGAACCGGCCATCGACGGTCCGGCCATCGCCACACGCAAGCTCCAGACGATCGCGCTCATCGCGCGCGGCGCCGGGGCGTGGGGCATGGTGGGCGGACAGGTGCTCGACCTGCAGTGGGAAGGCGCGCCGCGGCAGGAGCGGCTCGATGACGATCTGCAGCGGCTGCAGGACATCCACGCGCGCAAGACAGGCGCCCTCATCCGCGCCGCGACGGGCGCTGGCGCGATCATGGCCGGCGGTACACCCGATCAGGTGGCAGCCGTCGACGCGTACGCCATCGAACTCGGGCTCTGCTTCCAGATCGTGGACGATGTGCTGGACGTGGAGGGAGATGCGGCATCGCTCGGCAAGAGCGCCGGCAAGGACGAGGCCTCGGGCAAGCTCACCTATCCCGCGCTCTTCGGCGTCGAGGGCAGCCGGCAGCGTGCGCGCGAATGCGCCGAACGCGGTCACGCCGCGCTGACCCGCGCGGACCTCTCGGGCCACCTGCCCGCCATCCTCGACTGGACGCTCACCCGCCGCCAGTGA
- the gatA gene encoding Asp-tRNA(Asn)/Glu-tRNA(Gln) amidotransferase subunit GatA, translated as MNRIDLRVTGPTVSAACATALAAIARAESLNAVLTVTDARARERADALDAMDEAERARLPLAGVPIAIKDNICARGTRTTAGSRMLDRFIAPYDATVVERLDAAGAVIVAKTNCDEFAMGSSNENSAYGPVRNPWAHDRTPGGSSGGSAAIVAAGAVAVSLGSDTGGSIRQPASFCGVVGLKPTYGRVSRYGLIAYGSSLDQVGPIAQTVRQAAHVLAAIAGPDPRDATTVDAPPFDVPAASASLRGLRVGVPRALIEQGVDPDVRASVEAALQVMVTGGATLHDIELPHAEYAIPTYYLVATAEASANLARFDGVRYGHRADPGEYDDLASMYAASRSEGFGAEVVRRIMLGTYVLSAGYYDAYYRKAQQVRTLIARDYERAFASVDVVATPTAPTTAFRLGEKVEDPLQMYLADVFTVSANLSGLPAISVPCGLDGQGLPVGLHLTAPAFAESALLRAAAAYEDARGAFVTPA; from the coding sequence ATGAACCGCATCGACTTGCGCGTGACGGGCCCCACGGTATCCGCGGCCTGCGCAACGGCGCTCGCGGCCATCGCGAGGGCCGAGAGCCTGAACGCCGTGCTCACGGTGACCGACGCGCGTGCGCGCGAACGCGCCGACGCCCTCGACGCCATGGACGAGGCCGAGCGCGCGCGCCTGCCGCTCGCCGGTGTGCCCATCGCGATCAAGGACAACATCTGCGCGCGTGGCACACGCACGACGGCCGGGTCGCGCATGCTCGATCGGTTCATCGCGCCGTACGACGCCACTGTCGTCGAGCGCCTCGACGCGGCAGGTGCCGTCATCGTCGCCAAGACCAATTGCGACGAGTTCGCGATGGGATCGTCGAACGAGAACTCCGCGTACGGGCCTGTGCGCAATCCGTGGGCGCACGATCGCACGCCGGGCGGGTCGAGCGGCGGGTCCGCGGCCATCGTGGCGGCGGGGGCCGTCGCCGTGTCGCTGGGATCGGATACGGGCGGATCGATCCGTCAGCCCGCGTCGTTCTGCGGCGTGGTGGGTCTCAAGCCGACATACGGTCGCGTGTCGCGATACGGCCTCATCGCGTACGGGTCGTCGCTGGATCAGGTGGGCCCGATCGCGCAGACGGTGCGGCAGGCCGCCCATGTGCTGGCAGCCATCGCGGGACCTGATCCACGCGACGCGACGACAGTGGATGCCCCACCGTTCGACGTCCCCGCCGCCAGTGCGTCGCTGCGCGGCCTGCGCGTGGGGGTGCCGCGCGCGCTGATCGAGCAGGGTGTCGATCCCGACGTTCGCGCCTCGGTGGAAGCCGCGCTGCAGGTGATGGTGACCGGCGGTGCCACACTGCACGACATCGAGTTGCCGCACGCCGAGTACGCGATCCCGACCTACTACCTCGTGGCGACGGCGGAGGCGAGCGCGAATCTCGCACGCTTCGATGGCGTGCGCTATGGACATCGCGCGGATCCGGGCGAGTACGACGATCTCGCGTCGATGTACGCCGCGTCGCGCAGCGAAGGGTTCGGCGCCGAGGTCGTGCGCCGCATCATGCTCGGCACGTACGTGCTCAGCGCCGGGTACTACGACGCGTACTACAGGAAGGCGCAGCAGGTGCGCACGCTGATCGCGCGCGACTACGAACGCGCGTTCGCGAGCGTCGACGTGGTGGCCACGCCCACGGCACCGACAACGGCGTTTCGCCTGGGTGAGAAGGTGGAAGACCCGCTGCAGATGTACCTGGCCGACGTCTTCACCGTCAGCGCCAACCTGTCGGGCCTTCCCGCCATCAGCGTGCCGTGCGGACTCGATGGACAGGGACTGCCGGTGGGCCTGCACCTCACGGCGCCGGCGTTTGCCGAGTCTGCGCTCCTGCGGGCGGCAGCGGCGTATGAGGATGCCCGCGGCGCATTCGTGACGCCGGCCTGA
- a CDS encoding TIGR00282 family metallophosphoesterase, with translation MRILFIGDIFAKVGRDLVKRGVPALVRARDIDVVIANGENSAGGFGITREISKELFDAGIAVLTSGNHVWDKREILAFIDDEPRLLRPFNYPAGTPGRGSTVVTTPAGLRVGVLNLMGRVFMTAIDDPFTNGRAEVERLKAHTDVVFVDFHAEATSEKVAMGWHLDGLATAVVGTHTHVQTADAQVLPGGTAYCTDVGMTGPHDGVIGVERGPVISRFLTGLPSKFDTASGMPRLHGVIVTADASGRATAIERLSLTPTDIEDLG, from the coding sequence ATGCGCATCCTGTTCATCGGCGACATCTTCGCCAAGGTCGGGCGCGATCTCGTCAAGCGCGGCGTGCCTGCGCTCGTGCGGGCGCGCGACATCGACGTGGTGATCGCCAACGGCGAGAACAGTGCCGGCGGTTTCGGCATCACGCGGGAGATTTCGAAGGAGCTCTTCGACGCCGGGATCGCCGTCCTCACGTCCGGCAACCACGTGTGGGACAAGCGCGAAATCCTCGCGTTCATCGACGATGAGCCGCGGCTTCTGCGTCCGTTCAACTATCCGGCGGGTACGCCTGGACGCGGGTCGACGGTCGTCACCACACCGGCGGGCCTGCGCGTGGGCGTGCTGAACCTGATGGGCCGCGTGTTCATGACGGCCATCGACGATCCGTTCACGAACGGCCGCGCGGAAGTCGAGCGCCTCAAGGCCCACACCGACGTCGTGTTCGTGGACTTCCACGCGGAAGCGACGTCCGAGAAGGTGGCGATGGGCTGGCATCTCGACGGCCTCGCCACGGCGGTGGTCGGCACGCACACACACGTGCAGACGGCAGACGCGCAGGTGCTGCCGGGCGGCACCGCGTACTGCACGGATGTCGGCATGACCGGGCCACACGACGGCGTGATAGGTGTCGAACGCGGTCCCGTCATCAGTCGGTTCCTCACGGGCCTGCCGTCGAAGTTCGATACGGCGAGCGGCATGCCGCGCCTGCACGGCGTGATCGTCACCGCCGACGCCAGCGGGCGCGCGACAGCCATCGAGCGCCTCAGTCTCACCCCCACAGACATCGAGGACCTGGGGTGA
- the gatC gene encoding Asp-tRNA(Asn)/Glu-tRNA(Gln) amidotransferase subunit GatC: MARFDPDDIDRVAALAHLRLTDESRARLASDLTQILDYVDRLQAVATDGVPLTAHVVEGERDLRPDAPVSSLGVQDALANATDADTRAGLFRVPRVIGA, translated from the coding sequence ATGGCCCGATTCGACCCCGACGACATCGACCGCGTCGCCGCGCTGGCACACCTGCGTCTCACCGACGAATCGCGCGCACGCCTCGCGTCCGATCTCACGCAGATCCTCGACTACGTGGATCGCCTCCAGGCCGTGGCGACCGACGGCGTGCCACTCACCGCGCACGTCGTCGAGGGCGAGCGCGACCTCCGTCCGGACGCCCCCGTATCGTCGCTCGGTGTGCAGGACGCCCTCGCCAACGCCACCGATGCCGACACGCGCGCGGGGCTCTTCCGCGTGCCCCGGGTGATTGGCGCATGA